Proteins from a genomic interval of Capsicum annuum cultivar UCD-10X-F1 chromosome 4, UCD10Xv1.1, whole genome shotgun sequence:
- the LOC124898042 gene encoding uncharacterized protein LOC124898042, whose protein sequence is MDQYGTPGVVNTTTAAPTTAAIPTKPGINMNHPYYLAPSDSPGMTIVNSIFDRRGLPGWRRGVLIVLSAKKKFEFINGICKAPDLNATDYEQWSCFNDMVISWLLNFLSREVGDSVIYSKKAKELWDSLEHRFGRSNGAKLYHLQKEILELVQGTNDIAGYFTRLKRLWDELESLNHTICCTCECTCQGKEKLEKSLEDQKLIKFLMGLNDAYA, encoded by the coding sequence ATGGATCAATACGGTACTCCAGGTGTGGTTAACACTACCACTGCAGCTCCTACTACAGCTGCAATTCCTACTAAACCTGGGATCAACATGAATCATCCTTACTATCTTGCCCCTTCAGATTCACCTGGTATGACCATTGTCAACTCCATCTTTGATAGAAGAGGACTTCCAGGGTGGAGAAGAGGAGTATTGATAGTTTTATCTGCAAAAAAGAAATTTGAATTCATTAATGGAATATGTAAAGCACCAGATCTGAATGCAACTGACTATGAACAGTGGAGTTGTTTTAATGACATGGTGATATCATGGTTGCTCAATTTTTTatcaagggaggttggggatagtgtGATCTATTCCAAGAAGGCCAAAGAATTATGGGATAGCTTAGAGCACAGGTTTGGTAGATCTAATGGTGCTAAGCTATATCATTTACAAAAGGAGATCTTAGAACTAGTTCAGGGAACTAACGACATAGCAGGATATTTTACTAGGCTAAAGAGACTTTGGGATGAATTAGAGTCTCTTAATCATACTATTTGCTGCACTTGTGAGTGTACATGTCAAGGAAAAGAAAAGCTGGAAAAGTCCTTAGAAGATCAGAAGTTAATCAAGTTTCTAATGGGTCTTAATGATGCATATGCATAG